A genomic stretch from Scomber scombrus chromosome 8, fScoSco1.1, whole genome shotgun sequence includes:
- the sgta gene encoding small glutamine-rich tetratricopeptide repeat-containing protein alpha, which yields MTDNKRLAFSIIQFLHDQLHDGNITSGAQESLEVAVQCLETAFDVSTDDQTLAVPMTLPEIFNAATDKLPAQSQVNNNVPPNSVSDDQRAEAERLKTDGNDQMKVENFGAAVEFYSKAIALNPQNAVYYCNRAAAYSKLGNYAGAVQDCEQAISIDPNYSKAYGRMGLALASLNKHTEAATFYKKALELDPDNDTYKANLKIAEEKMETSSPTGGMGGVDLAGLLSNPGFMNMASSLMSNPQVQQMMSGMMSGGLGGGLGGGLGGGLGGGLGGGLAGGLGGGVGGGGVGVGGGGGGVGGTGGTGSVPPPGAAPTGGAAGAGVGDISGLIQAGQQFAQQMQQQNPELIEQLRSQIRNRTPSAGNEEQP from the exons ATGACAGACAACAAGCGTCTCGCCTTCTCCATCATCCAGTTCCTCCACGACCAGCTCCACGATGGGAACATCACCTCAGGAGCTCAGGAGAGTCTGGAAG TCGCTGTTCAGTGTTTGGAGACGGCTTTTGATGTTTCGACCGATGACCAGACTCTCGCCGTCCCCATGACGTTACCGGAGATCTTCAACGCAGCCACAGACAAG ctTCCAGCTCAGTCGCAGGTCAACAACAACGTTCCACCGAACTCTGTGAGCGACGACCAGAGAGCCGAGGCCGAGCGGCTCAAGACCGACG GAAACGATCAGATGAAAGTGGAGAACTTTGGAGCTGCTGTTGAGTTTTACTCCAAAGCCATCGCGCTCAACCCTCAGAACGCCGTCTACTACTGTAACAG ggcTGCAGCGTACAGTAAACTGGGGAACTACGCTGGAGCGGTGCAGGACTGTGAACAAGCCATCAGCATCGACCCAAACTACAGCAAAGCTTACGGGAGGATGGG TTTGGCTCTGGCCAGCCTCAACAAGCACACAGAAGCAGCTACTTTCTATAAGAAAGCTCTGGAGCTCGACCCCGACAACGACACCTACAAAGCCAACCTGAAGATCGCCGAGGAGAAGATGGAGACGTCCAGTCCa acaggGGGGATGGGTGGAGTGGACCTGGCCGGTTTACTCAGTAATCCCGGCTTCATGAACATG gcgTCGTCTCTGATGAGCAACCCTCAGGTTCAGCAGAT gATGTCGGGGATGATGTCAGGAGGACTAGGAGGAGGTCTAGGAGGAGGTCTAGGAGGAGGACTAGGCGGAGGATTAGGAGGAGGACTAGCAGGAGGACTaggaggaggagttggaggaggaggagtaggtgtaggaggaggaggaggaggagtaggaggaacaggaggaacaggCAGCGTCCCGCCTCCAGGAGCAGCTCCAACTGGTGGAGCCGCTGGAGCTGGAGTCGGAGATATATCGGGACTGATCCAGGC agggCAGCAGTTTGCTCagcagatgcagcagcagaacCCAGAACTCATCGAACAGCTGAGGAGTCAAATCCGCAACCGAACGCCCAGCGCTGGCAACGAGGAGCAGccatga
- the LOC133985342 gene encoding zinc transporter ZIP3-like: MQILVVKLLGLLGLFGLMLAGVLVPVRLLLVDYDKAHRYRKALSLCNSFGGGVFLATCFNALLPAVRDKVDDVFRQLKISSDYPLAETMMMVGFFLTVFVEQAILTFRKEKPSFIDLETFNAGGSEAGSDSEYDTPFISPARSSAGGGGGHRSHGHQHGHFSPAELAGAGPLRLASLVLALSAHSVFEGLALGLQEDAAKLSSLFLGVAVHETLAAVALGVSVAKASLGMKDAAKLGVTVSLMIPLGIVVGMGIESTQTLAGAVVSVVLQGFAAGTFLFVTFFEILSRELDDKQDRLLKVLFLILGYAALAALVFIKW; this comes from the exons ATGCAGATCCTGGTGGTGAAGCTGCTCGGCCTGCTGGGATTGTTCGGCCTCATGCTGGCCGGCGTCCTGGTGCCGGTGCGCCTCCTGCTGGTCGACTACGACAAGGCGCACAGATACAGGAAGGCTCTGTCGCTCTGCAACTCATTCGGAGGAGGCGTTTTCCTGGCAACATGCTTCAACGCACTGCTACCGGCTGTCAGAGACAag GTGGACGACGTGTTCCGGCAGCTGAAGATCAGCAGCGATTATCCGCTGGCTGAGACGATGATGATGGTCGGCTTCTTCCTCACCGTGTTCGTGGAGCAGGCCATCCTCACCTTCAGGAAGGAGAAGCCGTCCTTCATCGACCTGGAGACCTTTAACGCCGGCGGCTCCGAGGCCGGCAGCGACTCCGAGTACGACACGCCTTTCATCTCACCGGCGCGGAGCTCGGCGGGAGGCGGCGGTGGCCATCGCTCGCACGGACACCAGCACGGACACTTCAGCCCGGCCGAGCTGGCGGGGGCGGGGCCTCTGCGCCTCGCCAGCCTGGTCCTGGCTCTGTCGGCGCACTCGGTGTTCGAGGGGCTGGCGCTTGGCCTGCAGGAGGACGCCGCCAAGCTGAGCAGCCTCTTCCTGGGCGTCGCCGTGCACGAGACGCTGGCCGCCGTGGCTCTTGGGGTGAGCGTCGCCAAGGCATCGCTCGGCATGAAGGACGCCGCCAAGCTGGGCGTCACGGTCAGCCTGATGATCCCGCTGGGCATCGTGGTGGGAATGGGCATCGAGTCGACTCAGACGCTGGCGGGCGCCGTCGTCTCCGTGGTGCTGCAGGGATTCGCCGCCGGCACCTTCCTGTTCGTCACCTTCTTCGAGATTCTGTCCCGAGAGCTGGACGACAAACAGGACCGGCTGCTCAAAGTGCTCTTCCTCATCCTCGGATACGCAGCGCTCGCCGCCCTCGTCTTCATCAAGTGGTGA